Part of the Natronogracilivirga saccharolytica genome is shown below.
GGTGTCTTAGTATCAACTTTGAAGTGCAACAATTAAAATCTTCGTTCATAGCATTCTTCCGGTGTTTTATAGCCCAATCGCTTTCTGGGTCTGGTGTTTAGTTTTTCAGCAATGGCATTACAATGATGCTGATTGATGTGACTCATACTTTTTCTTTTTGGCAGGTACTGACGAATCAGTCCATTCGTATTTTCATTACTTCCCCGCTGCCAGGAGTGATATGGTGTGGCGAAGTAAAACCTAACCCCTAAGCGCTCTTCGATATCCAGGTAGCTGTGAAACGGGTCAAGTTAATTTTCTGGGGATTAGGCATACAGTTTACAGATCCGGAACAAAAAGAACTTGGTGTCACGTACTCCTTTTTGATTCGCCCGGAATAACTTGATCCGTGCATTGAATGATTCCGCTGATGCATTGGTAGTCCGGTTATCAAAGAAGTTCAGAATGGTTTCCCGGTGCCATTTCAGGCTTTTAGCAGCACTGTAAAACTCTTTGAAGCACTTGTCTTTACTCTTCTTTATCCACGCATCCAACCGAATTTGAGCTACACGGCGATCTTTGAGGTTAAAAATTTCACGCAATTGCAGGGTATGCCTGTAGGCTTGTTCCAGTTCCGGATACCGTTCAAAGGCTGTTCTAAGCCGCAACCATTGATTATTATCCTTTATTTGGGAATCAAACTTCATAAGTGAAAACCGACAGCGTGCCAGCAGTTGTTTGGGCGTATCGCCATTAACCAGTTCTTCTGGCCGGTATTTCTGCCCAAATTTATGAGCCAGGGCCATTTCTTCGTTTTCATTTTCCAACTCCTTACGCCATTGCTGAATTCGGACTTGTTGCAAGCAGCGTTGAGCCAGCTGAACAACGTGAAAGCGGTCGGTAACAATTTTAGCATTGAAAAAAACTTCCCTGACAGCCGATTCAATGTTTTTGGCCATATCCATCGATATTTCCAGAATAGTTGCCCGCAGCCGGGCCGGGAGTTTAAGCAATACCCAGGCCAGATCTCGCGTGCGGGTACCTTGTATACTGGCCACCAGACTGCCTTTTCGGCCTTTTCCTGACTTGTTGGTCAACAGCGTATATAACTCACCATTGGACATACTTACTTCGTCTATGCTCAAATTCGGACCTACATTTTCCGGAAATAACAACCACTTATCAGCGTGGGAGGCTTGATCCCAGTCTTTAAAACCACTGCTGTGTTTCTTGTACTGGCGAATAAGGGTAGCCGGTTTGACCATATTCAATTCAGCGATCGTTTTAAAGGTCTCTTCACGCTCCTCGACCAGTATCTTTTAAAAAAGCCGACAGGTCCCTGGTCATTTTGGCCCCTTCGGCAAGAAAACTGAAGTCATTGCGGATGATTCTGTCTTTATCAGTCTTATGACGCCACCTTCTGCATTTAAGTACCAAATAGACCATTTTTCCACGAATCGGAAAGTCTTGAACGGTTTTGGGGTCGGTAAACCCTTTGGATTCCCATTCATCGGCTTTGCAACCTTCTGGCAAAATGTTCTTTTCACTCAGATAAATGCGCATCTCAAAGCGCTGGGTCTTTGGTATCGGCTTCTGCTCGATCTTCTCCACATCAAAATGTTCCACAAGCTGTGAAGGTAAAAAGTGTTTTATGAGTTCGGTTCCCATAAACCGAATTTACTAAATTCAACTTACTCCCCAAGAAATTGATTTGATCCTGTGAAACTCGGTGCCATTATCTGCAGTAATCGTTTTAAATCGCTTTTGATCCTGTTCTATCAATTTTATAGCTCGTTTTTTAGTCTCAAGTTTGCTTCTGTTGGGAAGTTTGCCAATCAGCACATATCCGGTTTTGCGTTCAACCAGCGTCAGGATACTATGCTGATCCCCGGATCCGACAACCGTATCGACTTCCCAATGGCCGATTCGCTCCCTTTTCTCAATCGATGCCGGCCGTTCGGAAATATGTCGCTTCCCGGCAAGTCTTCCCCTGCTGTCATAACTCTTATAACGCTTGCGGCGCTGTTTGCTGGCTCCGCGCAGATGCGTGTACAAAACCCCACCAGCGGCTTTATCTGCCCATATGTGCCGATAAATCGTCTCATGCGAGATATTCAAAAGCTTGTTGCGCTTCAACCTTCCGGCGATCTGCTCAGGACTCCACTGTCGGCGCAGAAAAAAATGGACCTTGAGATAATCCCGGTCACCAAACTGCTCATTACGCCGGGAGCGCGATCGGCGGCCGTTGGACTTCTCCTGAGCCTTAAACGGGCGATAATGGCCAAGGCGACTGCTGTTACGGCGAAATTCTCGACCGATCGTGCTGCGATGACGGTCCGTTTGCCGGGCAATTTCCGCCTGGCTGAAACCCTGTTTTCTTAGGTGTGAAATGATATATCTTTCCTGTGAGGTGATTTGGCTGTACTCTTTCATGGTTTTCCAATCCTTGGTCGGTGAGAAAAACCAAAGGTACGCCAGGTCACCTCTCTTTTAAAATCATGTGTTGCACTTAGTATATGAATCCAAGTGTGCTAACATACGCATCAACCGGACGTGTGGGGCGTTCCCGCCCCATGATAACTGATTGACCACGCCGGTTATGCGTTTGCCGTTAACGGATTAATTTCTTGCTCGAATTCTTCATGCACATAGATTTAATTATTGAACTGATTCCTGCACATGGAGTTTAGAAAAACTCTTAAAAAACTGGTTGAAGACGAACAGAACAAATGGGGAAGAATCTTCAACCTTTTTGTCAAGGTACTGATCGTTTTATCGCTCATTAGCATTTCGGTCGAAACACTACCGGGTTTGGATTCACGCGTTGTCGCATTTCTTGAGCTATTTGAATTATTAACGATCATAATATTTACGATTGAATACATTCTACGAGTCATTGTAGCTGACAAAAAGTTGAGGTTCATTTTCAGCTTTTACGGAATTATTGATCTTGTTGCCATTCTGCCATTCTATATCGCAATTGGTCTGGATTTACGCTCGGTGAGGATATTTCGACTGCTCCGCATTATCAGAATGATGAAATTCTCCCGCTATAATGACGCTATAAATCGCCTTATTGGGGCATTTCAGACCATCAAAGCGGAGCTGGTCGTGTTTTTTATGATCACACTTTGTGTTCTGTATGTTTCTGCCCTTGGCATATATTACTTTGAAAATCCAGCTCAACCAGATAAATACGTGTCGGTTTTTCACAGCCTGTGGTGGTCTGTGGCAACTTTAACCACTGTCGGTTATGGTGATGTTTATCCCTTAACTATTGGTGGTCGAATTTTCACTTTTTTCATCTTGATGATTGGCCTCGGATTGATATCAGTACCGACCGGCTTAATTGCTTCTGCTTTGACCAAAACACTGAAAAACGATAACGAAAATTAAGAGCTCAAATATGAGTAAGCTACCTGAATTTGTAAAAAAAGGTGAACCTGCACGACTAATCCCTGTAGTAGCCGACACCAATAGAGAGCAACGAACAGCATCTGTAATTCTGGCAGCGATGAGAGGGGTCTACGAGTTCCGCCAAGCAATGTTAAGATCTCTTGGCATCAGAGTAGGTAAACGTGCAACCCTTCATGCATGGACGGAAGTAACCCTGGCTGACGAAATAAAGAATAAAGGAAAAGCATCAAATAATGGCCGGCCAGATGGTTTATTAGTACTTGATACCGGAAAGAACAAATGGATGGCATTGGTTGAAGCGAAAACCGGGAATTCAGAAGTTGGTGAGCAACAACTTGAAAACTATCTAAATCAGGCAAAGCAGCATAAAATAAATGCCGTGATTACAATCACAAACCAATTTGTTGCATTGCCATCTCACCACCCTGTGAAAATTCCGAAGAAACTAAAAAAGGGTGTCGAACTCTACCATTGGGCTTGGACGTACCTGCTTACACAAGCATCCCTCCTACTTGAAAGCAATGAAATTGAATCAGAAGATCAACGGTTCTTGCTAGAAGAAGTCGTGCGTCATCTTCGCCATCCATCCAGTGGTATTAGTCGGTTTGACAGTATGAACCGTGAGTGGAAAGACGTGCTGGGCAAAGTAAAAAGTAATGCTTCCTTAAATAAGGCATCCGAGGAGGTTGAAAACACTGTTTCAGCCTGGCATCAAGAACAACGCGACCTATGTCTTGTCATGAGTCGTAAACTTGGCCTTACAGTCACACTTCGTTTATCACGAACTCACAGAACCGATCCACAAAAACGACTAAAAGACGATATCGAAGAACTGGTCAAAACGAAAGCACTTAATTGTAGTTTAGAAATTCCAGATGCCGCGGCTGACTTAAATGTTACTGCTGATTTGGCAACCAGAACGATAGTAAGTTCCATGCGATTAGATGCTCCTCAAGACAAAAAAAGTACAAGTGCTCGTGTAAATTGGCTCCGTCGTCAGTTAAAGGGTGTCTATACAACTGACATGTACATCAAAGCGATTCGTATCGGTAGATCAGAAGACACACAGGCAACTCTCGCAGAGGTGCTTGCAGATCCCGATGTATTATCATCAGATACCACTGATGTAGTTCCAAAAACATTCGAGATTTTCCATATGGTAGATTTGGCAGGCCGTTTTTCCGGTAGCAGAGTATTCATTGATGAGTTAGAACAAGCCGTTCCACATTTTTATGAACAGGCGGGGCAAAAACTCAGGGAATGGGTGCCACCACCGCCAAAAATTAAAAAAGATAAATCAGATGTGACTTCAAAATCTGATAATGATGGACAGAGTAAAGATCAAAAGAGTCTAGATAATGACTCATAACGATTTTTTTCTAAACTCATCATTTTATTGTAGTTGATATACCGTTAACATGGGTTTCAACCTGACAGCGGTCATAGTTTTCTGCTTTTTCTAAATTCACAGCCGGCGAGAATGCTTATCGCATTCTCTGGGTGTAGCGTTCCCGCTGCAGGTTAAACCTGGGCCGTTATGCGTCTTGATTCTAATTTCAACCAAATTAATCGATCAATATGAAACGTAATGCAAGATTTTATCGAGTACATGTAGATGACCAAGGTCAGAGAGCGAGCCATATTGCTATTACTTATAATTTACATCCTCATGATGAGGTCACATTCTTTGAATTTTATAGATTAGTATATGATAGTTCTATGGGGGCTTCATTAAACTCCATTCCCCCAGGTAAAGAGCTGAGTTTTAGAGAAGAACTAAGGGTTATGGATTACAGCGTCCATGCCGAGAGTGTCCTTTCCGATGAATATAACGATGTTATCGAAAGAAAAATGAAAGAAGCATATGGTAAGAATACAGAAGTTCAAATTGAAATAATAATAAGTGAAAATGAATAGTCATTATGATAATGCTTAATGATATAAATAGCACATTTAGATCACCAGCTCTTTCATCTAGTAATAGAGTTTTGAAATGGGCAATTTGGGTTACTGCTAGGATTAAATTCACATCAGATGAAGCAGAAAGACTTGATGGGTATAACTTTGATGGTTTGACTTCACCATTAGAATATGAGATGTTTACAGGTGAATTAGAACTTATAAATTTTGAGATCGTCGACCCATTACCTGAGC
Proteins encoded:
- a CDS encoding IS30 family transposase gives rise to the protein MKEYSQITSQERYIISHLRKQGFSQAEIARQTDRHRSTIGREFRRNSSRLGHYRPFKAQEKSNGRRSRSRRNEQFGDRDYLKVHFFLRRQWSPEQIAGRLKRNKLLNISHETIYRHIWADKAAGGVLYTHLRGASKQRRKRYKSYDSRGRLAGKRHISERPASIEKRERIGHWEVDTVVGSGDQHSILTLVERKTGYVLIGKLPNRSKLETKKRAIKLIEQDQKRFKTITADNGTEFHRIKSISWGVS
- a CDS encoding transposase, yielding MVKPATLIRQYKKHSSGFKDWDQASHADKWLLFPENVGPNLSIDEVSMSNGELYTLLTNKSGKGRKGSLVASIQGTRTRDLAWVLLKLPARLRATILEISMDMAKNIESAVREVFFNAKIVTDRFHVVQLAQRCLQQVRIQQWRKELENENEEMALAHKFGQKYRPEELVNGDTPKQLLARCRFSLMKFDSQIKDNNQWLRLRTAFERYPELEQAYRHTLQLREIFNLKDRRVAQIRLDAWIKKSKDKCFKEFYSAAKSLKWHRETILNFFDNRTTNASAESFNARIKLFRANQKGVRDTKFFLFRICKLYA
- a CDS encoding ion transporter, giving the protein MEFRKTLKKLVEDEQNKWGRIFNLFVKVLIVLSLISISVETLPGLDSRVVAFLELFELLTIIIFTIEYILRVIVADKKLRFIFSFYGIIDLVAILPFYIAIGLDLRSVRIFRLLRIIRMMKFSRYNDAINRLIGAFQTIKAELVVFFMITLCVLYVSALGIYYFENPAQPDKYVSVFHSLWWSVATLTTVGYGDVYPLTIGGRIFTFFILMIGLGLISVPTGLIASALTKTLKNDNEN